From the genome of Bifidobacterium asteroides, one region includes:
- the pepN gene encoding aminopeptidase N — MPGANLTRVEAEERALVVSNVSYKVNLDLTKGPATFPSTALIDFDARPGESTFVDLIADQVSLIELNGRRLDPALAFRDDRIELDDLLGHNQLRVEALCRYSRTGEGLHRSVDPSDGNVYLYSQFEVPDARRVYAVFDQPDIKAVFDFTVDAPASWTVLSNMPPASHQDLDSRTAEGTLEGGRAEDVTRWTFQTTPVMSSYLTAFAAGPYARWTSEYRNEDGRTIPMGLYCRQALKDSLAGDAEYLFDITKKGFAFYAKTWDLPFPWAKYDQIFVPEYNAGAMENIGLVTFRDSYVFESKATGAQINRRVETVLHELAHMWFGDLVTMKWWNDLWLNESFAEFMSTLATAEATEWTDDWATFCSGEKSWALTEDQLPTTHPVVAPIRDLHDTEVNFDGITYAKGGSVLKQLVAYVGRERFFQGIHNYLTAHAHGNATLKDLLTELEKTSGRDLGSWSRLWLEEAGITTLTSQVQTDEQGAITAMRIDQTAPEEHPVLRPHRLAVGFYDEDKSGKVVRTDQFELDLDGQGAEVPQVVGRKRPALVMINDDDLTYAKLRLDRDSLEYAAQNLYRIEDRLARAVVWLSLWDMTRDAQFPAERFISLSLKALATEHQSTTFRYALSQISTAAHHFTASRRRQPMLQLVAGTLWDLAVKAQPGSDEQFQLVRAYLGYGDDTDFEEHARGLLSGDLKLEGLTVDNNTRWLIIHALSAHDLLADGEIDRELAARDTTENREFAMGSRAARPTVEAKAWAWDQALHNEDLTNSQIEALADGFSGSGDQELFAPYVDRFFAAVDQVWAQKTFHIAETLLNPLSAGGLYPSKADPAALVKAGDAWLADHAEAPKALRGMIIQNTESSRRILKVREYNERLR; from the coding sequence ATGCCCGGAGCCAATCTGACTCGTGTGGAAGCCGAAGAACGAGCCCTCGTCGTATCCAATGTCAGCTATAAGGTCAATCTGGACCTGACCAAGGGGCCTGCCACTTTCCCCTCCACGGCCTTGATCGATTTTGATGCCCGGCCTGGGGAGTCCACCTTTGTTGATCTGATAGCCGACCAGGTCAGCCTGATCGAGCTGAACGGCCGGCGTCTGGATCCGGCCCTGGCCTTCCGGGACGACCGGATAGAGCTCGACGACCTGCTGGGGCATAACCAGCTTCGGGTGGAGGCCCTATGCCGTTATTCGCGCACTGGAGAGGGGCTGCACCGCAGTGTGGACCCTTCGGATGGCAACGTCTACCTCTACTCCCAGTTTGAGGTGCCCGACGCGCGCAGAGTCTATGCCGTCTTCGACCAGCCGGACATCAAAGCCGTCTTCGACTTCACTGTGGATGCTCCGGCATCCTGGACGGTTCTTTCCAATATGCCTCCCGCCTCCCACCAGGACCTGGACAGCCGAACCGCCGAAGGGACCTTGGAGGGCGGCCGCGCCGAGGACGTGACCCGCTGGACCTTCCAGACGACCCCGGTCATGAGTTCCTATCTGACCGCCTTCGCCGCCGGGCCCTACGCACGATGGACCAGCGAGTATCGGAACGAGGACGGACGGACCATCCCCATGGGCCTGTACTGCCGGCAGGCGCTGAAGGACTCCCTGGCCGGTGATGCCGAATACCTCTTCGACATCACCAAGAAAGGCTTCGCCTTCTATGCCAAGACCTGGGACCTGCCCTTCCCCTGGGCCAAGTACGACCAGATCTTCGTGCCCGAATACAATGCAGGCGCCATGGAGAACATCGGCCTGGTCACTTTCCGCGACTCCTACGTCTTCGAGTCCAAGGCCACTGGGGCGCAGATCAACCGCCGCGTGGAGACTGTCCTGCACGAACTGGCCCACATGTGGTTCGGCGACCTGGTGACCATGAAGTGGTGGAATGATCTGTGGCTGAATGAATCCTTCGCGGAGTTCATGTCGACCCTGGCCACTGCCGAGGCCACCGAGTGGACCGACGACTGGGCTACCTTCTGCTCCGGCGAAAAGAGTTGGGCTCTGACCGAGGATCAGCTGCCCACCACCCATCCGGTGGTGGCCCCCATCCGCGACCTGCACGACACCGAGGTCAATTTCGACGGCATCACCTACGCCAAGGGCGGTTCCGTGTTGAAGCAGCTGGTCGCCTATGTGGGCCGTGAGCGCTTCTTCCAGGGCATTCACAACTATCTGACGGCTCATGCCCATGGCAACGCCACACTGAAGGATCTGCTGACCGAGCTGGAGAAGACCAGCGGCCGCGACCTGGGTAGCTGGTCTCGGCTCTGGCTCGAAGAGGCCGGCATCACCACCCTGACCAGCCAGGTGCAGACCGACGAGCAGGGGGCCATCACCGCCATGAGGATTGATCAGACTGCTCCCGAGGAGCATCCGGTCCTGCGTCCGCACCGACTGGCCGTGGGCTTCTACGACGAAGACAAGTCCGGCAAGGTGGTGCGCACGGACCAGTTCGAGCTGGACCTGGACGGCCAAGGAGCTGAGGTGCCCCAGGTCGTCGGCAGGAAGCGTCCGGCATTGGTCATGATCAACGACGACGATCTTACCTACGCCAAGCTGCGTCTGGACCGGGACTCCCTGGAGTATGCTGCGCAGAACCTGTACCGGATCGAGGACCGTCTGGCCCGGGCCGTGGTCTGGCTCAGCCTATGGGACATGACCCGGGACGCGCAATTCCCTGCCGAACGCTTCATCAGCCTGAGCCTGAAGGCCTTGGCCACTGAGCACCAATCCACCACCTTCCGCTACGCGCTGTCCCAGATTTCCACGGCCGCCCACCATTTCACCGCATCCCGTCGTCGCCAACCCATGCTGCAGCTGGTGGCAGGAACGCTCTGGGACCTTGCCGTGAAGGCCCAGCCCGGCTCGGACGAGCAGTTCCAATTGGTCCGCGCTTACCTGGGCTACGGGGACGATACTGACTTCGAGGAACACGCCCGTGGGCTGCTGAGCGGTGACCTGAAGCTGGAGGGGCTGACCGTCGACAACAACACCCGTTGGCTGATCATCCACGCCCTGTCCGCCCACGATCTGCTGGCTGACGGGGAGATCGACCGGGAGCTGGCCGCGCGAGACACTACTGAAAATCGTGAGTTCGCCATGGGCTCCCGGGCTGCCCGTCCGACGGTCGAGGCCAAGGCCTGGGCCTGGGATCAGGCCCTGCATAACGAGGATCTGACCAACTCACAGATCGAGGCCCTGGCAGACGGCTTCTCCGGCTCGGGGGATCAGGAGCTCTTTGCGCCTTACGTGGACCGCTTCTTCGCTGCCGTGGACCAGGTCTGGGCCCAGAAAACCTTCCATATCGCGGAGACCCTGCTCAACCCGCTGTCGGCAGGCGGGCTCTACCCGTCCAAGGCCGACCCGGCCGCCCTGGTCAAGGCGGGCGATGCCTGGCTGGCCGACCATGCCGAGGCTCCCAAGGCCCTGCGGGGAATGATCATCCAGAATACGGAGTCATCCAGGCGCATCCTCAAGGTTCGCGAATACAACGAGCGGCTGCGCTAG
- a CDS encoding zinc-binding dehydrogenase has translation MPQKIKASIAYGIGKGFAQPEEIIIDDPIGAEVLVDVQASGLCHSDLHLVEDDDKFFPFPAVIGHEIAGIVEAVGPEVSGIKVGDHVVASLEQVCGHCANCLKGQPQSCTQQQECVRGEGEKPRLSFPDGRPITQAFGTGGFAEKALIHENQLAVVNNQVKWDEAACIGCATITGAGAAINTAHVRPGDTVAVIGTGGIGLNIISGARICGAKRIIAIDLLDNKLEFARKFGATDVINSKNEDPVAKVRELTDGGVDQAFEAIGLPVTMKQAWDMLGVGGTAYPIGLTKPDATVSLEINPADLLVHQRGFKGVWMGSTNIKHDIPMYADFAVDGRLNMHDIVSQDIKLSQINEAYKQLVNGEVIRSVITEFD, from the coding sequence ATGCCTCAGAAGATCAAAGCGTCGATTGCCTATGGAATCGGCAAGGGGTTTGCCCAGCCCGAAGAGATCATCATTGACGATCCCATCGGCGCGGAGGTCCTGGTGGATGTGCAGGCCTCCGGCCTATGCCATTCGGATCTGCATCTGGTAGAGGATGATGACAAGTTCTTCCCCTTCCCGGCTGTGATCGGCCACGAGATCGCCGGCATCGTCGAGGCCGTGGGCCCCGAAGTGTCCGGCATCAAGGTGGGTGATCATGTGGTGGCCTCCCTGGAGCAGGTCTGCGGCCATTGCGCCAACTGCCTCAAGGGTCAGCCCCAGTCCTGCACTCAGCAGCAGGAGTGCGTGCGCGGCGAAGGCGAGAAGCCCCGTCTGTCCTTCCCTGACGGCCGGCCCATCACCCAGGCCTTCGGCACCGGCGGTTTCGCCGAGAAGGCCCTGATTCACGAGAACCAGCTGGCTGTGGTCAACAACCAGGTCAAGTGGGATGAGGCCGCCTGCATCGGCTGCGCCACCATCACCGGAGCCGGCGCGGCCATCAACACCGCCCATGTGCGTCCCGGCGACACCGTGGCCGTCATCGGCACCGGCGGCATCGGCCTGAACATCATCTCAGGAGCCCGAATCTGCGGGGCCAAGCGGATCATCGCCATCGACCTGCTGGACAACAAGCTGGAATTCGCCCGCAAGTTCGGCGCGACCGATGTCATCAACTCCAAGAACGAGGATCCTGTGGCCAAGGTGCGCGAGCTGACTGACGGCGGCGTGGATCAGGCCTTTGAGGCCATCGGCCTGCCCGTCACCATGAAGCAGGCTTGGGACATGCTGGGCGTGGGCGGCACCGCTTATCCGATCGGCCTGACCAAGCCGGATGCCACGGTCTCCCTGGAGATCAACCCGGCCGACCTGCTGGTCCACCAGCGCGGTTTCAAGGGCGTGTGGATGGGCTCCACCAACATCAAGCATGACATCCCCATGTATGCGGACTTTGCTGTGGATGGACGGCTGAACATGCATGACATCGTCAGCCAGGACATCAAGCTGAGCCAGATCAATGAGGCCTACAAGCAGCTGGTCAACGGCGAAGTCATCCGTTCGGTCATCACCGAATTCGACTGA
- a CDS encoding sugar diacid recognition domain-containing protein, with translation MTIDPATAQQIVDKLKDVIEYNINFFDTGGTMVASTDASRIGSFHGAARQAVVDRQTVAVDRRHPYRGARDGVNVPVVLNDVVVAVIGITGPVDRVGALGGIIERMTELMLCVNMEQIARFNRRIMTSNLVNLLTMEHKDDELMNALALTLDLDLSGPRRALIGRAPGIRLERLNQDRLYERLCKTCLSFDVPLFAVGPRDFRIYAPQMEDAKLDDFVAALRQALGRAVGSRVVLGAGTVQADPDQYWHSYQQACIAARWAGFTGDDQLYRYEQMDAGMLITSLPAEQCQAFVDQVFAGLAPDRLDRFDKVFSAYARHNGSITHAAQELFIHKNTMQNRLDALARETGYNPRRLSDYPILAAAFELRKYLAYQDIPNDSAEPVQQPEGTD, from the coding sequence ATGACTATAGACCCTGCGACGGCGCAGCAGATCGTCGACAAACTCAAGGATGTAATCGAGTACAACATCAATTTCTTCGACACTGGAGGTACCATGGTCGCCAGCACTGATGCCTCGCGCATCGGCAGCTTCCATGGCGCGGCCCGTCAGGCGGTCGTGGACCGTCAAACCGTCGCTGTGGATCGCAGGCATCCTTATCGGGGAGCTCGTGACGGGGTCAATGTTCCGGTAGTGCTCAACGACGTGGTGGTGGCGGTCATCGGCATTACCGGCCCTGTGGACAGGGTGGGTGCCCTGGGCGGGATCATCGAGCGCATGACCGAGCTCATGCTTTGCGTCAACATGGAGCAGATCGCGCGATTCAACCGGCGGATCATGACCAGCAACCTGGTCAACCTGCTCACAATGGAACACAAGGATGACGAATTAATGAACGCTTTGGCCTTGACTCTCGACCTGGACCTGTCCGGCCCCCGGCGGGCTCTGATCGGCCGGGCACCTGGTATCCGTCTGGAAAGGCTCAACCAGGATCGGCTCTACGAAAGGCTTTGCAAGACATGCCTGTCCTTTGACGTTCCCCTCTTTGCCGTCGGCCCCAGGGACTTTCGCATCTATGCTCCGCAGATGGAGGATGCCAAGCTTGATGATTTCGTGGCTGCTCTGCGGCAGGCCCTTGGACGGGCGGTCGGCTCCAGGGTGGTGCTGGGCGCGGGGACGGTCCAAGCGGATCCTGACCAATACTGGCATAGCTACCAGCAGGCCTGCATCGCCGCGCGCTGGGCCGGGTTCACCGGCGATGACCAGCTATATCGTTACGAGCAGATGGATGCAGGGATGCTGATCACCTCGCTGCCCGCTGAACAGTGTCAGGCCTTTGTGGATCAGGTCTTTGCGGGCCTGGCGCCGGATCGCCTCGACCGGTTCGACAAGGTCTTTAGCGCCTACGCCCGGCACAACGGCAGCATTACTCATGCCGCCCAGGAGCTTTTCATCCATAAGAACACCATGCAGAACCGGCTGGATGCCCTGGCGAGAGAGACTGGCTACAACCCGCGCCGCCTGAGTGACTATCCCATCCTGGCTGCAGCCTTCGAGCTCCGAAAATACCTGGCCTATCAGGATATCCCCAACGACAGCGCCGAACCGGTTCAACAGCCTGAGGGGACAGACTAG
- a CDS encoding SOS response-associated peptidase, with translation MCGRFAADLDYSKLAEIYGARQAPGLPRPSWNISPGSVIALVAQDRRGQRHLHPARWNLVPSWSDSSQMAYPTHNARVESALTKRTYSDSARSHRAIIPASGYYEWTSDHRPYYFQAPDGHTLSIAGLYSWWRAQPGQPWLLTATILTTQATPEASRVHDRMPLLITDATLDSWLDPNVDGRAILPLAAESGRHASEALIMHPVAPLKGDGPELTEGMALDQRVKTAQRVNPNSRAASVGTGS, from the coding sequence ATGTGCGGACGATTCGCAGCTGACCTGGACTACTCCAAACTGGCCGAAATCTATGGTGCCCGGCAGGCTCCGGGGCTGCCCAGGCCCTCCTGGAACATCAGCCCCGGGTCGGTCATCGCCCTGGTGGCCCAGGACCGGCGTGGACAGCGGCACCTGCATCCGGCCCGCTGGAATCTAGTCCCCTCCTGGTCGGACAGCAGCCAAATGGCCTACCCTACCCACAATGCCCGGGTGGAGAGCGCCCTGACCAAACGGACCTACTCGGACTCTGCCAGGAGCCACAGGGCCATCATTCCGGCCAGCGGCTACTACGAGTGGACATCCGACCACCGACCCTACTACTTTCAGGCTCCCGACGGCCATACCCTGAGCATCGCCGGCCTTTACTCCTGGTGGAGGGCTCAGCCAGGCCAACCCTGGCTGCTGACGGCCACCATCCTGACGACACAAGCCACGCCAGAGGCATCCCGGGTGCACGATCGGATGCCCCTGCTGATCACTGATGCGACTCTGGACTCCTGGCTGGACCCAAACGTAGATGGCAGAGCGATCCTGCCCCTGGCTGCAGAGTCTGGCCGCCATGCCTCCGAGGCGCTGATCATGCACCCAGTGGCGCCCCTGAAAGGGGACGGGCCGGAGCTGACTGAGGGCATGGCCCTGGATCAGAGAGTCAAAACGGCTCAGAGGGTGAATCCCAACTCCCGTGCCGCATCGGTGGGAACCGGGTCGTAG
- a CDS encoding peptide deformylase: protein MFGRKTAFDADLNHRVESMLGEAGREELLPIVQMGEPVLRQQARPYKGQLAAKTLNRLLKAMRATMLEAPGVGLAAPQVGLGLAIAVIEDHVHDDEDDPRQIDELPFRVIVNPSYEPIGQETAAFYEGCLSLEGFQAVRRRWLDITASWEDRSGRKHRQRMHGWPARIFQHETDHLSGEVYIDKAEIRSLSSDENLSEYWAYDPVPTDAARELGFTL from the coding sequence ATGTTCGGCAGGAAAACGGCCTTCGATGCCGATCTCAATCACCGGGTGGAGTCCATGCTGGGCGAGGCTGGCAGGGAAGAGCTCCTGCCCATCGTGCAGATGGGCGAGCCAGTCCTGCGTCAGCAGGCCCGGCCCTACAAGGGTCAGCTGGCAGCCAAGACGCTGAACAGGCTGCTCAAGGCCATGCGTGCCACCATGCTTGAGGCTCCGGGCGTGGGTCTGGCAGCACCCCAGGTGGGCTTGGGCCTGGCCATCGCAGTCATCGAAGATCATGTCCATGACGATGAGGACGACCCCCGCCAGATTGACGAACTGCCCTTCAGGGTCATTGTCAACCCTTCCTATGAGCCTATCGGGCAGGAGACGGCCGCCTTCTACGAGGGATGCCTGTCCCTGGAAGGATTCCAGGCGGTTCGGCGGCGCTGGCTGGACATCACGGCCAGCTGGGAGGACCGTTCAGGGCGTAAGCACCGCCAGCGCATGCACGGCTGGCCGGCCCGCATCTTCCAGCACGAGACCGACCATCTGTCCGGCGAAGTCTATATCGACAAGGCTGAGATTCGCAGCCTGTCTTCCGATGAGAACCTGAGCGAGTACTGGGCCTACGACCCGGTTCCCACCGATGCGGCACGGGAGTTGGGATTCACCCTCTGA
- the glmM gene encoding phosphoglucosamine mutase, whose translation MPRLFGTDGVRGLANKDLTAQLALDLGDAAVRVLGRGADRSAGRRRALIGRDTRVSGDFLASALAAGMSSGGFDVIDVGIIPTPGIAYLTSVLNVEMGAVISASHNPMPDNGIKFFARGGFKLQDSKEDDIESVLGQDWERPVGEGVGRVSHDTVTATNMYIDHLVEAVAPVAPDKTQPKPLDGLRIVADCANGATSVVAPEALRRAGADVVVINASPDGYNINKHAGSTHPEQLRAMVKASDAVMGVAFDGDADRCLAVDEEGHMVNGDQIMGILARAKQREGKLANDTLVVTVMSNLGLKLALKQMGIVTVQTAVGDRYVLEEMLRGGYTLGGEQSGHVINREFATTGDGTLTALTLAKEVVRSGKSLKELAADFPQLPQRLINVSGVDKNAARTNAKVQDAVEAEERMLGSAGRVLLRPSGTEPLVRVMVEAATQEQADQVCQRLAGVVADELAI comes from the coding sequence ATGCCCAGATTATTCGGTACCGATGGTGTACGTGGTTTGGCCAATAAAGACCTAACTGCACAGCTGGCCCTGGATCTAGGCGATGCCGCGGTCCGGGTCCTGGGTCGTGGCGCGGATCGGTCCGCTGGCCGTCGACGTGCGCTGATCGGCCGCGACACACGGGTCTCCGGCGATTTTCTGGCCTCGGCCCTGGCCGCCGGCATGTCATCGGGCGGCTTCGACGTGATCGACGTGGGCATCATTCCCACTCCAGGCATCGCCTACCTGACCAGCGTGCTCAACGTAGAGATGGGGGCGGTCATCTCCGCCTCCCACAACCCCATGCCCGACAACGGTATCAAGTTCTTCGCCCGGGGCGGGTTCAAGCTCCAGGATTCCAAGGAGGACGACATTGAATCGGTCCTGGGCCAGGACTGGGAGCGTCCAGTGGGCGAGGGCGTGGGCCGCGTCTCCCATGACACGGTCACCGCCACCAACATGTACATCGACCACCTGGTGGAGGCTGTGGCCCCTGTCGCCCCCGACAAGACCCAGCCCAAGCCTTTGGACGGTCTGCGGATCGTGGCCGACTGCGCCAACGGGGCGACTTCGGTGGTAGCTCCCGAGGCTCTGCGCCGGGCTGGGGCGGATGTGGTGGTCATCAACGCCTCTCCCGATGGCTACAACATCAACAAGCATGCCGGGTCCACCCATCCCGAGCAGCTGCGGGCCATGGTCAAGGCCTCGGACGCGGTCATGGGCGTGGCTTTTGACGGGGATGCCGACCGTTGCCTGGCCGTGGACGAAGAGGGACACATGGTCAACGGTGACCAGATCATGGGCATTCTGGCCCGCGCTAAGCAGCGTGAGGGCAAGCTGGCCAACGACACCCTGGTGGTCACCGTCATGAGCAACCTGGGACTCAAGCTGGCACTGAAGCAGATGGGCATCGTCACCGTTCAGACGGCCGTGGGCGACCGTTACGTTCTTGAAGAGATGCTGCGCGGCGGCTACACCCTGGGCGGCGAGCAGTCCGGGCATGTCATCAACAGGGAGTTTGCTACCACAGGCGACGGGACCCTGACAGCCCTGACCTTGGCCAAGGAGGTTGTGCGTTCGGGCAAGAGTCTCAAGGAGCTGGCCGCCGACTTCCCACAGCTGCCCCAGCGGCTGATCAACGTGTCCGGGGTGGACAAGAACGCAGCCCGCACCAATGCCAAGGTCCAGGACGCGGTCGAGGCGGAGGAGCGGATGCTGGGGAGCGCTGGCCGGGTCCTGCTGCGGCCTTCGGGAACCGAGCCCCTGGTCAGGGTCATGGTAGAGGCGGCCACCCAGGAGCAGGCCGACCAGGTCTGCCAGCGGCTGGCGGGAGTCGTGGCCGACGAGCTGGCCATCTGA
- a CDS encoding GntP family permease encodes MDITLSWWAALAGLALAIILILKKLNTTYALMLGAIIGCLIGGASLGQTVHIVVSGSQSVMGTIIRVLAAGVLAGVMMESGAADRIARAIVNGLGERMAILSLALATMIICAVGVFIPVAVLIVAPIAIEVGSRLRISKLALLIALSGGGKAGNIISPNPNTIAVASGFHVQPSAVMIGSFVPALCGLAMAVLLATMMQHRGRIVTMDDLGEDTAAANKDKDLPSLGCSLVAPITAVILLLLNPVGSILHIGLLERFQVDAMYILPLASILGLLAMGQGGQILKYTSAGLQRMVDVVLILIGAGALGGLITSSDLPKQIVNLIHAMGVPGSMLAPIAGILMAAATASTSTGVILGSSSFGKSILAFGTSGVAAAVTMQAGATVIDQLPHGNYFHVTAKSINMTLGERMKVVPFELLVGLAMTLVAMLVYLVF; translated from the coding sequence ATGGACATTACCCTGTCATGGTGGGCCGCTCTGGCGGGCCTGGCCCTGGCCATCATCCTCATTCTCAAAAAGCTCAATACCACATATGCACTCATGCTTGGGGCCATCATAGGCTGCCTGATCGGGGGCGCCTCCCTGGGACAGACCGTCCACATCGTCGTGTCCGGCTCCCAGAGCGTCATGGGCACGATTATCCGGGTCCTGGCAGCCGGAGTGCTGGCAGGGGTCATGATGGAGTCCGGCGCTGCCGACCGGATAGCGCGAGCCATCGTGAATGGCCTGGGCGAGCGCATGGCCATCCTCTCACTGGCACTGGCCACCATGATCATCTGCGCCGTAGGAGTCTTCATCCCCGTGGCCGTCCTGATCGTGGCGCCCATCGCCATCGAAGTGGGCAGCCGGCTCAGGATATCCAAGTTGGCTCTGTTGATCGCCCTTTCCGGCGGCGGCAAGGCCGGCAACATCATCTCTCCCAATCCCAACACCATCGCAGTGGCCTCGGGATTCCACGTGCAGCCCTCGGCAGTCATGATCGGCAGCTTCGTGCCGGCGTTATGCGGACTGGCCATGGCCGTCCTGCTGGCCACCATGATGCAGCATCGTGGACGGATCGTCACCATGGACGACCTTGGCGAGGACACGGCTGCAGCCAACAAGGACAAGGATCTGCCCTCTCTGGGATGCTCCCTGGTGGCTCCGATCACCGCAGTGATCCTGCTCCTGCTCAACCCCGTGGGCTCTATCCTGCATATCGGTCTGCTGGAGCGGTTCCAAGTGGATGCCATGTACATCCTCCCCCTGGCATCCATTCTGGGGCTGCTGGCCATGGGGCAGGGCGGCCAAATCCTCAAATACACCAGCGCTGGCCTGCAGCGCATGGTGGATGTGGTCCTCATCCTGATCGGAGCCGGAGCCTTGGGCGGGCTGATCACCAGCTCCGACCTGCCCAAGCAGATCGTCAACCTCATCCACGCCATGGGCGTGCCCGGATCCATGCTGGCCCCCATCGCCGGCATCCTTATGGCAGCCGCCACCGCATCCACCTCGACGGGCGTCATCCTGGGCAGCAGCTCCTTCGGCAAGTCCATCCTGGCCTTCGGCACCTCGGGGGTTGCCGCTGCCGTCACCATGCAGGCAGGCGCCACCGTCATCGACCAGCTGCCTCATGGAAACTACTTCCACGTCACCGCCAAGTCCATCAACATGACCCTGGGCGAGCGGATGAAGGTGGTCCCTTTTGAGCTCCTGGTCGGCCTGGCCATGACCCTGGTGGCCATGCTGGTCTATCTGGTCTTCTGA
- a CDS encoding DUF4391 domain-containing protein — protein MTIAIYDGVSALSLGLPPTSAIPAAKGELPLRAFTTRPPVSSRLRQRFSTSVDRIVMLALLRPDSIPAADGAHCHEVLVLAVGLKTPGVPEDVLEHIAAMRSSGMVFIAIHHDERGLICTPAVRRALPARAGHETRHTLYLGSPRPADQTTLTLVGKDMDQVWDSLCAQVALDQTEGMDLDRRLAVRERINLLKAQEAKLAGDHGRARNTQDRNAAFAKLQKVRAELKQLSSDDRAAEEQYAESDQA, from the coding sequence ATGACAATCGCAATTTATGACGGCGTCTCCGCGCTCTCCCTGGGCCTGCCGCCCACCAGTGCCATTCCAGCAGCCAAGGGCGAACTCCCCCTGCGTGCTTTCACCACACGACCTCCTGTCTCCTCAAGGCTGCGCCAGCGCTTCTCCACCAGCGTCGACAGGATCGTCATGCTGGCCCTGCTGCGACCAGACTCCATTCCTGCAGCGGATGGCGCGCACTGCCATGAGGTGCTGGTCTTGGCCGTAGGTTTGAAGACACCAGGTGTGCCGGAGGATGTGCTGGAGCATATCGCCGCCATGCGCTCCTCGGGCATGGTCTTCATCGCCATCCACCATGATGAGCGGGGCCTCATCTGCACACCCGCCGTCCGCCGGGCCCTCCCTGCCCGAGCAGGTCATGAAACCAGGCATACGCTCTACCTGGGCAGCCCTCGCCCTGCTGATCAGACCACTCTTACCCTGGTCGGCAAGGATATGGACCAGGTCTGGGACAGCCTGTGCGCACAGGTTGCTCTGGATCAGACAGAGGGCATGGATCTGGATCGCCGACTCGCCGTCCGCGAGCGCATCAACCTGCTCAAGGCCCAGGAGGCAAAACTGGCCGGAGACCATGGACGGGCACGAAACACCCAGGACCGTAATGCGGCCTTCGCCAAGCTCCAGAAGGTCCGTGCCGAGCTGAAGCAGCTTTCCTCCGATGACAGGGCGGCAGAGGAGCAGTACGCTGAATCTGACCAGGCCTAG
- a CDS encoding glycerate kinase: protein MKIIIAPDSFKGSLTAKEAADAIERGLRKSPLKAEMVLVPMADGGEGTVQSLVDATGGRMIQTRATGPLGLPVTASYGILGDGRTAAIEMAAASGIQFVNQQTCNPLVTTTYGTGELIGKALDQGAQEIIVGLGGSATNDGGAGMAQALGARLLDAEGDELPQGGAALARLDRIDISGLDPRLTRTRIRLASDVTNPLTGPEGASAVFGPQKGADPTMVAVLDAALAHYAAVIRKDLHREVEAKPGAGAAGGLGAGFLAFTPAVMGSGVNIVVETTHLKELARGADLCFTGEGGIDFQTGFGKTPMGTAQAVKESSPGCKVIALAGNVGAGTEELYKVGIDAIFSISPGAVSLEEAIGKAADNLAAVAENIGRLLS, encoded by the coding sequence ATGAAAATCATCATTGCACCCGACTCCTTCAAGGGCAGCCTGACCGCCAAGGAGGCCGCAGACGCTATAGAACGCGGATTGCGAAAGAGCCCCCTGAAGGCCGAAATGGTCCTTGTGCCCATGGCCGATGGCGGCGAGGGCACGGTCCAGTCCCTGGTCGATGCCACCGGAGGCCGCATGATCCAGACCCGGGCCACCGGGCCTCTGGGCCTGCCCGTCACCGCTAGCTACGGCATTTTGGGCGATGGCCGTACAGCGGCCATCGAGATGGCTGCAGCCAGCGGCATCCAGTTCGTCAATCAACAGACCTGCAACCCATTGGTGACCACCACCTATGGCACGGGCGAGCTGATCGGCAAGGCCCTGGACCAGGGCGCACAGGAGATCATCGTCGGCCTTGGCGGCTCGGCCACCAACGACGGCGGCGCCGGCATGGCCCAGGCCCTGGGCGCCAGGCTGCTGGATGCTGAAGGAGATGAATTGCCCCAAGGAGGAGCAGCACTGGCCCGGCTGGACCGGATTGACATCTCCGGACTGGATCCCCGTCTGACCCGCACCCGCATTCGTCTGGCCTCGGATGTGACCAACCCCCTGACCGGCCCCGAAGGAGCCTCGGCCGTCTTCGGACCGCAAAAGGGCGCAGACCCGACCATGGTGGCCGTCTTGGATGCGGCCCTGGCCCACTATGCAGCCGTCATTCGCAAAGACCTGCATCGGGAGGTGGAGGCCAAGCCGGGCGCGGGCGCCGCCGGAGGCCTGGGCGCAGGCTTTTTGGCCTTCACTCCGGCCGTCATGGGCTCAGGTGTCAATATCGTTGTAGAGACTACGCACCTTAAGGAGCTGGCCCGAGGCGCCGACCTCTGCTTCACCGGCGAGGGCGGCATTGACTTTCAGACTGGGTTCGGCAAGACTCCCATGGGCACAGCCCAGGCCGTCAAGGAGTCCTCCCCCGGCTGCAAGGTCATCGCCCTGGCGGGGAATGTGGGCGCAGGAACCGAAGAACTGTACAAGGTGGGCATCGACGCCATCTTCAGCATCAGCCCCGGGGCGGTCAGCCTTGAGGAGGCCATAGGCAAGGCCGCCGACAACCTTGCCGCTGTGGCCGAGAACATCGGCAGGCTCCTGTCCTGA